The following nucleotide sequence is from Pseudomonas sp. RC10.
TGGCTTGCTCCCCGGCTGCGCCCCTTCAGCAGGTTGCTCCAATGCTCCGCCCACCGGGGTGTGGCGCTGCTCTAAGTAGGCTTGCACGGAGCTCAGGCTCTGCGTCAGGTCAGGCGTGATGACAGCCACTGGCTGTTTGGCGAGTTCGTCCAGACGCTCGCCCAGCATCTTGCTTTGTGGGTTGTCCTGATTGAAGTTGGCGTCCAGCACGCTACGCGCCTCGGCAACGGCTTTGGCGTAAACCGGCTGCTCACCATTAAGCGCGGCCCACTGCGCTTGCTCCAGCGTCAGGCTCAACGCCAGTCGTACTTGGGTCAGGCTCTGGCCCGCCAACAGCGGACGAATGTTTTTGTCGGCGTGGAAGTCGAGACGGATGTATTGAGAAATCTTGTCCCACCATTTCGCCCAGTAGCTGTCTTCGCTGCCATCGGTCAGGCCCAGCAGCGACTCGCCTTTGTCTTTGTATTCCGGCGCCAGCGCGTTCAATTGGAGGGCTTGATCGCGCAGGGCGGCCAGTTGCAGGAACAGCCCGGTGCGGTCCGGTTGGTCGACGCTGCGCAAGGCCGCCAGGCTCTTGGCCAACTGCTCACGTGCGGCATAGGCGCCCGGATCATCCTGTTCGCGCAGAATTTCGTCAGCACCCTGCACCAGCGCCTGGGCACTGTTGATGTCCTGCAGCGCAGACAATCGCAGGCTTGCCAGACGCAGCAGATGCTCAGCCTCGGCCAGACGCCAATCCTTGCGGCTCGCGCCCAGCACGGTCTCCACGCGCTGGCTCAAACGCTGCTGATCGCCCTGCAATTGAGTGACAAGACGGCGGCGGTCTTCAAGCTCCTGCGCAGGCGGCAGTTGCGCCAGACGTGCCGACAATTGCTGCTCGCTTTGCTGGAGGGAGCGGGTTTGCGAACCGAGGTCCTGCAATTGCCCCGATTGCTCCTGGTGACCGGCCTGGATCGCGCGCAGTTGCCACACGCTCCAGCCACCGACCGCCACGCCTGCCGCACCCAACAAGAGTGCCAAAACGGCCAGCCCGTTGCTGGAGCGGCGGGGAGAAGGTTCTTTTTGCGCGGAATCAGGCAGCGGCTCAGGTTTGACCAGTACCGGTTCAACGTCATCTTTTGGCAAGACTGTTTCGCTCACGTATCCATCCTTTGCATTTGGGCGTAATCGCGTAATCCGACCCGTCGATCATTACGCCTGAGAGGCAGGTGCAGGCTGGGCCCGCAACGCTGCCAGCAAGGCCGAAGCGCTGGCGCCACGGCAGTCCACTACGGTCAGAGCCCCGGCTTCACGCGCCAGTTCAGCGACCCGAGGGCTCGGTACGAATAAAGGCATCTGCGCCAGGGACGGCCATGCATCGCCCGCCAAATCACGCAGATGTTGAAAACCCTGTCCACTGCTGACCACTAGCCCGTTCAAGCGTTCCGCCGCCACCCGCTGTGGCAAGACGGACGCCGGGTATTGCGGCAGGTTGCGGCGGTACAGCGGCAGATAATCGACACTAACACCCCGTTGGCGCAAGCGCTCGGCCAACAATTCGCGGCCGTCTTCGCCGCGCATGATCAGCACCTTGGGGTCGTAACCGGAAATGGCGTCTTGAAGTTGAGGCAAATCGAGCAGCGCTTCGCTGTCGTCGCCGTGCTCGGGGAAGAACACGCGAAGGCCGTAGTCGTCGAGAATCTGCCCTGTAGCGGCGCCGACGGTAAACCACGTTTGCATAGGCGGCTGCGGCCAGATTTCGTCGACCATTTCCAGCCCCAGTCGCGCGGCAGGCTTACTGACGACGATCACCGCGCAGTAGGCCGCAAGGTCGTAAATGATCGAGCGATTTTCTTCCGAGACCGGCAATGGTTCGATGTCCAGCAACGGCAGACTGGCGCTGAAAACGCCCGCTTGCGCCAAGGTCTCGGCCAATGCCTGCGACTCTTCGGCTGGCCGCGTCAGCAGCAGGCGCCAGCCCGTCACGCCTCGTCCGCCTCGCCGTAGACTGCTTTGAGAATTTTTGCGGCGCCCTGTGCCAACAACGCTTCAGCAACCTGCACGCCCAACGCTTGGGCATCGGCGTGGGGTGCACGGGCCTCGGCGTGCAGCAGCAGACTGCCGGCCGGATCGCCCACCAGGCCACGCAGCCACAACTGGTCGTTTTCGAGCACGGCGTAACAGGCGATAGGCACCTGGCAGCCACCATTGAGGTGCTTGTTCAGCGCCCGCTCAGCGGTGACGCGCAAAGCGGTGTCGGTGTGGTGCAGCGGGGCCAAGAGGGCGTGCAGTTCAGTGTCGACGCTGCGGCACTCGATGCCGACGGCGCCCTGCCCGCCTGCCGGGAGGCTGTGTTCGATGCTGATTGCAGAGGTGATGCGGTCTTCAAAGCCCAGACGAATCAGGCCCGCGGCTGCCAGAATGATCGCGTCGTATTCGCCCGCGTCGAGCTTGGCCAGACGCGTGTTGACGTTGCCACGCAGAAAATGGATTTTCAGGTCGGGACGCCGCGCCAGCAATTGCGCCTGACGACGCAGGCTCGATGTGCCGACGATGCTGCCCGCTGGCAGCTCATCAAGGCTGGCGAAGGTGTTGGAGACGAATGCGTCGCGAGGGTCTTCGCGCTCGCAGATACAGAACAGGCCCAGGCCTTGCGGAAAATCCATCGGCACGTCTTTCATCGAGTGAACGGCGATGTCCGCTTCGTTTTCCAGCAGCGCGGTTTCCAGCTCTTTGACGAACAGGCCCTTGCCGCCGATTTTCGACAGCGGTGAGTCCAGCAGCTTGTCGCCCCGGCTCACCATGGGCACCAGCGTTACGATCAGACCGGGGTGAGCTTCCTGCAGACGAGCCTTGACGTATTCGGCTTGCCAGAGTGCCAGCGCGCTTTTGCGCGTAGCGATGCGGATTTCGCGAGTGGACATGGATCAATCCGTACTGAGTGAATGCGGCGGATAATAACAGCTCGACCCAATCGGGCCGAATGACTGTCGTCAATCTGCTCGCATCATGTTCTCAATCGATGCACGGAAGCCATGCGACGGCATGTCGCTTTCCACTGCTCGCCTCACTGCACCTAGACCTGTGGGAGCGAATTCATTCGCGAAGCGGCGGTACATTCAACACATCGTTGTCGCCTGGACTATTTTTCGCGAATATATTCGCTCCCACAAAAGATCCCCACACGCCAGACAGACGCGAGCTACAACTGCTGCATCATCTTGCGCACACCGGCCACGTGCCGACGGCTGACGATCAAGGCATCGCCATTAAGCCCTTTGAGGAACAGTTGGAAATGCCCCAAAGGCGTGCGCTGCAAGCGCTCGATGCGATCGCGGGCCACCAGCGCATTGCGGTGGATGCGCACGAAGCGATCCCCGAACTCATCCTCCAACGCCTTGAGCGGCTCATCGAGCAAGACCTCACCATCTTCATGGCGCAAGGTCACGTATTTGTGGTCCGCGATGAAATAGATCACGTGGTCCAGCGGGATCAGCTCGATACCCTTGCGGGTGCGAGCACTGATGTGGCTGCGTGGGCCGTTCCCGCTCTCGGCGGCCGGACGGGTCATCGCCGCCAGCTGCACACGGTTCGGGCGCTCGGCCTTGCGCAGTGCTTCAAGCAGGTTTTCAGGACGCACCGGTTTGACGAGATACCCCACGGCGCTGACCTGAAATGCCTCCAGGGCAAACTCGTCATGAGCCGTGCAAAAAACCACGGCAGGCGGTGTGTCGCGTTCGCATAATTTGGCCGCAACCTGCAGACCATCCAGGCCCGGCATGCGGATGTCGAGTAAAACCACGTCGGGCTTCAGACTATCGATCAGCGTCAAGGCTTCTTCGCCATTGGTGGCGCTGGGTTCAAGGACCCGGTAACCCTCAAGGTCGCCAACCAGACGGCTCAGGCGATCACGGGCTAGGGGTTCGTCATCAACGATCAGGACATTCATATTGCTCTGGCTTCCTGCGTGAGTCTCGCACAAGGATAGCGTAGACAGGTGAAGTGACGACCGTCACGGCGCTCCACGCTCAGACTCGCGAGAGGGCCAAAAAGTGCCGTGATTCGAGCGCCGATGTTTGCCAAGGCCTGCTGAGTGCCGCTTGAAGTCTGCCGGAGGGCGACTTCGTCATAGGGATTACTGACGCGCAATATAAATACTCCCCGTTCGTAGTTCGCCTCGACCCTGACCACGCCACCCTCCACACGGGGAGCGATGCCATAGATCAACGCGTTCTCAAGTAATGGCTGCAAGGTTAGCTGGGGAATCGGCAAGTCGTCGGGAATTGCGCTGACGTCCCAGTCCAACTGTAGACGCTCGCCAAGTCGATATTGCTCAATCGACAGATAACGTCTGGCCAACTCCAGTTCTTCCCCCCATGTCGTCAGGCTGCCAGGCTTGCCCAGACTGGCGCGGAACAGGTCCGACAAATCCAGCACCGCCTGCTCGGCCTTGAGCGGGTCGCTGGTGACCAGACTCGCGATGCTGTTGAGCGTGTTGAACAGAAAGTGCGGCCGGATGCGGGCCTGTAACGACTCGATCCTGGCTCGCAATTCGGCCTGTTGCTGTTTGCGCCACTGACTCTGCAAGTAAAAGTAGCGCAACATCAGCGCTGACATGATCAGCGCAATCAATGAATAACGAAGGTAGCGTTCGATGTCGCTGTCGACCGGCAAGGCTCCGTCCAACTGACAGTAGTCAGTCACGGCCGTGCAAGCCAGCGTGACCGCCACCACCAGCAAGCAGCCCATCGCGCCCGCCACGCCGGGTTTGAGACGCGCCAGCCAAGGGCGCAAACCGCACAGCAGTGCCGCCGACAGCAGCACGATCCACTGCACGAACAGGGAAATCAGCGCCAGCCGCACCCAATCGAAGCCCGGATGCATCGGCTCCACCAGCACCAGGACCAGCACCAGCAGCTCGGCGAGCACGACCAGCACCAGCAGCGCCTGAGGCAGGCACAGTTCCGGAAGGAAGAACTCTTTGCCGGGAGAAGCGCTCTGGCCCGGTTTGTTGCGCTCGGTTTGCATGGCCCCAGTCTCTGCGCTCGCACCCCGGTGGGCAAGCTGTCCGGGATAAAAAAGCGGCAATGCTGTTATCATCGCCCGCGCCTTTTTCAAATCAGCACAGCCACCAGCAGAGCAGCGAGCGAAACCATGAGCACCGACAAGACCAACCAGTCCTGGGGCGGCCGCTTCAGTGAACCCGTCGACGCCTTCGTCGCACGCTTCACCGCCTCCGTCACCTT
It contains:
- a CDS encoding uroporphyrinogen-III C-methyltransferase; this translates as MSETVLPKDDVEPVLVKPEPLPDSAQKEPSPRRSSNGLAVLALLLGAAGVAVGGWSVWQLRAIQAGHQEQSGQLQDLGSQTRSLQQSEQQLSARLAQLPPAQELEDRRRLVTQLQGDQQRLSQRVETVLGASRKDWRLAEAEHLLRLASLRLSALQDINSAQALVQGADEILREQDDPGAYAAREQLAKSLAALRSVDQPDRTGLFLQLAALRDQALQLNALAPEYKDKGESLLGLTDGSEDSYWAKWWDKISQYIRLDFHADKNIRPLLAGQSLTQVRLALSLTLEQAQWAALNGEQPVYAKAVAEARSVLDANFNQDNPQSKMLGERLDELAKQPVAVITPDLTQSLSSVQAYLEQRHTPVGGALEQPAEGAQPGSKP
- a CDS encoding uroporphyrinogen-III synthase — protein: MTGWRLLLTRPAEESQALAETLAQAGVFSASLPLLDIEPLPVSEENRSIIYDLAAYCAVIVVSKPAARLGLEMVDEIWPQPPMQTWFTVGAATGQILDDYGLRVFFPEHGDDSEALLDLPQLQDAISGYDPKVLIMRGEDGRELLAERLRQRGVSVDYLPLYRRNLPQYPASVLPQRVAAERLNGLVVSSGQGFQHLRDLAGDAWPSLAQMPLFVPSPRVAELAREAGALTVVDCRGASASALLAALRAQPAPASQA
- the hemC gene encoding hydroxymethylbilane synthase, coding for MSTREIRIATRKSALALWQAEYVKARLQEAHPGLIVTLVPMVSRGDKLLDSPLSKIGGKGLFVKELETALLENEADIAVHSMKDVPMDFPQGLGLFCICEREDPRDAFVSNTFASLDELPAGSIVGTSSLRRQAQLLARRPDLKIHFLRGNVNTRLAKLDAGEYDAIILAAAGLIRLGFEDRITSAISIEHSLPAGGQGAVGIECRSVDTELHALLAPLHHTDTALRVTAERALNKHLNGGCQVPIACYAVLENDQLWLRGLVGDPAGSLLLHAEARAPHADAQALGVQVAEALLAQGAAKILKAVYGEADEA
- a CDS encoding LytTR family DNA-binding domain-containing protein, which produces MNVLIVDDEPLARDRLSRLVGDLEGYRVLEPSATNGEEALTLIDSLKPDVVLLDIRMPGLDGLQVAAKLCERDTPPAVVFCTAHDEFALEAFQVSAVGYLVKPVRPENLLEALRKAERPNRVQLAAMTRPAAESGNGPRSHISARTRKGIELIPLDHVIYFIADHKYVTLRHEDGEVLLDEPLKALEDEFGDRFVRIHRNALVARDRIERLQRTPLGHFQLFLKGLNGDALIVSRRHVAGVRKMMQQL
- a CDS encoding sensor histidine kinase, translating into MQTERNKPGQSASPGKEFFLPELCLPQALLVLVVLAELLVLVLVLVEPMHPGFDWVRLALISLFVQWIVLLSAALLCGLRPWLARLKPGVAGAMGCLLVVAVTLACTAVTDYCQLDGALPVDSDIERYLRYSLIALIMSALMLRYFYLQSQWRKQQQAELRARIESLQARIRPHFLFNTLNSIASLVTSDPLKAEQAVLDLSDLFRASLGKPGSLTTWGEELELARRYLSIEQYRLGERLQLDWDVSAIPDDLPIPQLTLQPLLENALIYGIAPRVEGGVVRVEANYERGVFILRVSNPYDEVALRQTSSGTQQALANIGARITALFGPLASLSVERRDGRHFTCLRYPCARLTQEARAI